Below is a window of Salmo trutta chromosome 35, fSalTru1.1, whole genome shotgun sequence DNA.
ggtaccataacatttctgcagcattgaaggtccccaacaacacagtggcctccatcattcttaaatggaagaagtttggaaccactaagactcttcctagagctggccgcccgaccaaactgagcaatcagggaagaagggccttggtcagggaggtgaccaagaacccgatggtcactctgacagagctctagagttcctctgtggagatgggagaaccttccagaacgacaaccatctctgcacccctcaccaatcaggcctttatgttagagtggccagacagaagccactcctcagtaaaaggcacatgacagcccgcttggagttgccaaaaggcacctgaaaactctcacaccatgagaaacaagattctctggcctgaatgtcaagcgtcacgtctggaggaaacctggcaccatccttacggtgaagcatggtggtggcagcatcatgctgtggggatgtttttcagcggtagggactgggagactagtcaggattgaggcaaagatgaacggagcaaagtacagcaagatccttgaagaaaacctgcttcagagtgctcaggacccttactttgtcattatgcagtATTGTGTATAGATACTTTTTTGGGAATAGGCTGTAAGGTAAcgcaatgtggaaaatgtcaaggggtctgaatactttccgaatagaAACATATGGTCATTGTGGATCTGTGGTTTCAAGCATCTAGACTGTCAGAGTAAGAAAGGCAGTTCTTAACAATGCAgagcatttacagtgccttctgcTTCTTTCTCAGTGAATTTGTACTGTAAAAGGGAAACTATCATAGTCCCAGATCTGGTTGTGCTGTACAGTATAGTCTACTTCAATGGTCGTTGAGTTAGCGGTACAACACAATCAGATCTGAGAGCAGACTCCAACGCTCCAGGCCTACTGTAGTGTTGTGACTATCGCTCACCACTCCAACAGGGAAGGCCAGCACGGCCATCATCCAGTCCCTCAGGCCAATGAGCTTCCTAAGCTGCCTGTCCTGCTCCTGGTTCTCACTGCCCTTGGTCAGCAGGCTGGACAGGTCTGTCAGCACACACACGCCAAAGAACACTGCCTGGATCACCTACAGCAGGGAAGGAGAGGACAAAACGATGTGTTCTTAGAGATAAGAGCAGTCACAACAGATTACACAATAGTTAAGACATTATCATGTCACACTTTTTTAGCGGAATAGCTGCTTCAGGAGTTGTGTCACGGGACAAAGAATTTTACAACACAATTTAAATCCGGAGAGGTGAACAGGAGATTATTTTGGGTCACAAAATCAGTAGAGTTCGTCATCTCTCAAGAGGACAGTAGCATTAAATATTAATATCACATTATATTCATGGGAAGCATATGAATCCCAAAAAGCATATCTATAAAACATTAATATGTATATCAAAAAGGAGTTCATTGAGGTGTCCTCTAAAACGCAACGCATATTTTgcaatacatacatttaaaaaaaaatacatattttatatagcaataaaataattatataacAACTGAACAATTACATAAACCTCATACTTTCAATGTCTGTCCCCTTAAGCTAGCATATGTGATTTTATGTGGGTCTATGAGCAGTCAGTGGCAGCGGTGGGGATTATTTTAGCATTAAATGAAGAGCTAGAGAAGATAACAAGGTGTCTTTATGTCCACAGCAAAAATCCAGCAGACTGGAAAGTGTGACTTTCATTCTCATTTAATTCAATGTTTCATTTAAGATTCCAGGAACCCGCATTATCTTTTCGGTCCAAAAATCGCGTTGCAGAACTTGTTTCCAGGACAGGGTAGTGCCCAGCGACCGCATTAGTGTGACACCTAGCTAACACGCCAGACAGCTGTTTCATTTCTCAGGCGTTTTTGCAGTCTTTATATCATTGACTTAGTTTTTTGCCTTTGTAAGCAGCTGGTTGACCCTGAGGCTATGCAAAAAACGAATGCCTTCCAGATTCTTTTTCACTTATCTCAAATGCAACGGGTTTGGAAAACAGAGCTCTCACAGGGAATGAATGCCAAAAGCTAAGCATAAAACCCTTTACCATTTCTACTGGCTCTTTTCCCTGCCCTGTATCGCAGGCACTTAGGAGCAACCACAATAATTCCTGGACTGGAGCTCAGGTTATAAAGTGTTGCTCCACACAACTCAAATGTCTACAGCTGGGAGAGTGGAGCCCAGAGGGAGTCTGGGAAGGAGAATATGGAAGCTGCATGAACAAGAGAGATACAGATAGAACCAGTTTAGAAGTTTAACAGCTATAGGAGTGATGATGTACATACTACAGCATAATGTAATTACAAGCCTGAACATATCCAACATGTATTGCCCAATATAGACTAATGGGAAGCAATGTAATGTCTAGGAACCTAATTACCTCCACAGTTAGCAGAGGCTGACAGGAGAGTAGAGTAATGCATCATGTCTTACTTAGCAAAGACATTAGGCACTGTCCTACACTCCCCCTAACCCTCTTTACATGTGCTGTGTAGTGTGCTGGCCAGGTGCAGAGAGGCCCTCAATAAGGACTGGGTGGTCTAGGGACGGGGACAGTATGTAAAGCCAGACAGAATATCTCTCTGTCCACACCTGCCCCCTCTGGGCATCACCTGACACTCTGTGGCAGAGGGGATCTGCACTCTGGCACTGCAGCTATGCCACTTACATAATGCGCgcacacgcgtgtgtgtgtgtgtgtgtgtgtgtgtgtgtgtgtgtgtgtgtgtgtgtgtgtgtgtgtgtgtgtgtgtgtgtgtgtgtgtgtgacataaaACAGATGACACATGCTCTATATGGTTACTTATTTGGCTTAAAGGCTCTATGCAGctgtaacaattaagtaccttattgTAATAGTTTTTCAATAAAaatgtcaaaaagaaacaaaaatcaccttttagcaaaaaatatttctcaagcaagaattttgcctAATTGGAGGGACATAAaaacctgaaaactagctgttattggcagagaggttttggAATGCTCTTTGTTATTTTACCTTGTTATTTTagcttgtatactgttgtttagggcagctctcattgttttattttactgcggagcccctagtcctgctcaacatgcctcagatagcccccttgtcccacccccacacatgcagagaccacacctagcttaactggcacctccagagatgcaacctctctcatcgtcactcaatgcctaggtttacccccactgtactggcaccctaccatacccttgtctgtacactatgccctgaatctatcctaccacgcccagaaatctgcttcttttattctctgttccgaacgcactagacgaccagttcttatagcctttagccgtaccctcatcctactcctcctctgttcctctggtgatgtagaggttaacccaggccctgtgtgtccccaggtgctctcatttgttgacttctgcaaccgtaaaagccttgggttcatgcatgttaacatcagaagcctcctccctaagtttgctttaatcactgctttagcacacttcaccaaccctgatgtcctagccgtgtctgaatcctggcttaggaaggccaccaaaaattctgaaatttccatccccaattacaacattttccgtcaagacagaactgctaaagggAGCAGAATTGTTACTGTAGAGATCGACtgtagagttctgtcatactatccaggtctatgcccaaacagtttgagcttctacttttaaagatccatctctccagaaataagtccctcactgttgccgcttgttatagacccccctaagctcccagctgtgccctggacaccatatgtgaattgattgcccccaatcgatcatcagagttcgtactgctaggtgacctaaattgggatatgcttaacaccccggccgtcctacaatctaagctagatgccctcaatctcacacaaattatcaaggaacctaccaggtacaaccccaaatccgtaaacatgggcaccctcatagatataatCCTGACCAATTTGCACTCtgaatacacctctgctgttttcaaccaggatctcagcgatcactgcctcattgcctgcgtccgttatgggtccgcggtcaaacgaccatccctcatcactgtcaaacgctccttaaaacctctgcgagcaggcctttctaatcgacctggcccgggtatcctggaaggatattaacctcatctcgtcagtagaggatgcctgtttgttctttaaaagtgctttcctcaccatcttaaataagcatgcccctttcaaaaaatgtagaactaagaacagatatagcccttggttcactccagacttgactgcccttgaccagcacaaaaacaccctatggcgtactgcactagcatcgaatagtccccgcgacaTGCAACTTTCAggaaagtcaggaaccaatacacacactcagttaggaaagcaaaggctagctttttcaaacagaaatttgcatcctgcagcactaattcccaaaagttttgggacactgtaaagtccatggagaataagagtacctcctcccagctgcacaCTGCACTGACACCAGCTgcacactgtcaccaccgataaatccacgataatcgagaatttcaataagcattcctctacggctggccatgctttccacctggctaccccaaccccagctaacagctctgcaccccccgcagcaactggcccaagccccccccccccaatctggaccctctcttccaaaaatgatccgccgccattgttgcaacccctattactagtctgttcaacctctctttcatatcatgtgagattcctaaagattggaaagtggctgtggtcatccccctcttcaaagggggagacactctagacccaaactgttacaaacctatatccatcctgccctgcctttctaaagtcttcaaaaaccaagtgaacaaacagatcaccgaccattttgaatcgcGACCAGtttgactcttttctctgtatatatcaatgatgtcgctcttgctgcgggtgattctttgatccacctctacgcagacgacaccattctgtatacatctggcccttctttggatggacactgtgttaacaaacctccaaacgagcttcaaagccatacaacactccttccgtggcctcaaactgctcttaaatgctagtaaaacaaaatgcatgctcttcaaccgatcgctgctcgcacccacacgcccgactagcatcactactctggacggttctaacttagaatatgtggacaactacaaatacctaggtgtctggctagactgtaaactctccttccagactcacattaagcatctccaatccaaagttaaatctacaatcggcttcctatttcacaaacaaagcctccttcactcatgctgccaaacataccctcgtaaaactgactatcctgccgatccttgacttcggcgatgtcatttacaaaatagcctccaacactctactcagcaaattggatgcagtctatcacagtgccatccgttttgtcaccaaagtaccatatactacccaccactgcgacatgtatgctctcgttggctggtcctcgctacatattcgtcgccaaacccactggctccagatcatctataagtctttgctaggtacagtggtcaccatagtaacaccaacccgtagcacacgctccagcaggtatatttcactggtcatccccaaagccaacaccttcaacaccgcctttccttccagttctctgctgccaatgactggaactcattgcaaaaatcactgaagttggagatatatatctccctcactaactttaagtgtcagctgtcagagcagcttaccgatcgctgcagctgtacacagcccatctgtaaatagcccatccaaccaactacgtacctcatccccatatttgtttttgtttttctgctcttttgcacaccagtatttctacttgcacatcctcatctgcacatatatcactctagtgtaaattgctaaattgtaattacttcgccactattggcctatttattgccttatttcatttgcacacaccGTATACAGATTCTTCGATTGTTATTGagtgtacttttgtttatcccatgtgtaactctgtgttgttgtttttgttgcactgctttgctttatcttgtccaggtcacagttgtaaatctgaacttattctcaactggcctgcctggttaaataatggtgaagtaaaaaatatacattttggcAAGCCAAAACTCCGCCCATgtaaaacctgctgattagaaggtcctgtgtaaatTGTATTTTCAAACAGCAACTATCCGGAAATAACTCTGATCACATTTAGTCACACGTTTACCGTGTTTGTTTCATCAGCTTTTgaacaatatgatacaaaacacaggaaaaacagaatTGTtcctgcattgggcctttaaaactGATTATTTTAACTAACAACTTGGAAGTGAGAGAACATTTTAAACCAAAAGTATGACTCAAACAAACTTTCAGTTTCATAATCTGTCTGCTAGTTGCCTCACTTTTTATCCGAAGAGGCACTATGCTAAACCACAACAAAACTTTTCAGATCATATGATATGATTCCTCCAAACACAGGGGTTAGACGTTTTGTTCTGCCTATTGATTAATGTGGACAAAGGCCAGCTCTCACTGGTGGTATCAACTCACTGGACAGCCCTGTGTTCTGCTCCTCATGTATCCACGATGGAAACCCACATCTGAATGACTGAGTCCCAATGAAAACATATCTACAGGCTAAAATCACAGCTAGGCAGCCAAGGTCCTAAACCAAGTGAAGTGTAACAGAATTAGTGTAGACAGACAGAGCCGTGGAGGTTAGGCCTGGCTACTATGGCTGGTTTCTAGAGTTTTCCGCTAGACTTCTATCCCATTTGCCCTGAGTAAGGTCTGATTCTAAAGCCTGCGAGCGAGTGGCATCTCTTTCTGTAGATATCTTTTGCTGTGACATCTCtttgttgtctgctctaataatAACTGCTTCATATAGCAACACTTAATCATGATGATGACGTTTAGAATAAAACGAAACCAGTTATTCAAAAGGCCTAGCTGTTTCATGTCAAACTCAATCCATATCAACCTCACATCATGTTACCTTCATTTTTTGTGCCCCTATTTGTGTGAGCTAAAACAGAGCATACACTACCCACTACCAGTGTAACCACTGGGCagaaaaactggttgaatcaatgttgtttccacgtcatttcaaaataataaaaaCTAGATGTTGACCTGAAATCTGTTCACAGTGGGGTgtgagtagcagtggtgtaaagtacttaagtaaaaatactttaaagcactacttaaatagttttttggggtatctgtactttactttacaatttatatttttgacaacttttacttttatttcactacattcctaaagaaaatgatgtactttttactgcatacatttgctctgacacccaaaagtactcgttacattttgaatgcttagcaggacaggacaatggtccattcacacacttatcaagagaacatccctggtcatccctactgcctctgatctggtggactcactaaacacacatgcttcgtttgtaaatgatgtctgagtgttggagtgtgcctctgtctatctgtaaatgatgtctgagtgttggagtgtgcccctggctatatgtaaatgatgtctgagtgttggagtgtccccctggctatatgtaaatgatgtctgagtgttggagtgtgcccctggctatatgtaaatgatgtctgagtgttggagtgtgcccctggctatatgtaaatgatgtctgagtgttggagtgtgcccctggctatatgtaaatgatgtctgagtgttggagtgtgcccctggctgtatgtaaattatgtctgagtgttggagtgtgcccctggctatatgtaaatgatgtctgagtgttggagtgtgcccctggctatatgtaaatgatgtctgagtgttggagtgtgcccctggctatatgtaaatgatgtctgagtgttggagtgtgcccctggctatatgtaaatgatgtctgagtgttggagtgtccccctggctatatgtaaatgatgtctgagtgttggagtgtgcccctggctatatgtaaatgatgtctgagtgttggagtgtccccctggctatatgtaaatgatgtctgagtgttggagtgtccccctggctatatgtaaatgatgtctgagtgttggagtgtccccctggctatatgtaaatgatgtctgagtgttggagtgtccccctggctatatgtaaatgatgtctgagtgttggagtgtccccctggctatatgtaaatggtgtctgagtgttggagtgtgcacaTGGCTatatgtaaatgatgtctgagtgttggagtgtccccctggctatatgtaaatgatgtctgagtgttggagtgtgcccctggctatatgtaaatgatgtctgagtgttggagtgtccccctggctatatgtaaatgatgtctgagtgttggagtgtgcccctggctatatgtaaatgatgtctgagtgttggagtgtccccctggctatatgtaaatgatgtctgagtgttggagtgtccccCTGGCTGTCCATAAatcacaaaaacaagaaaatggagatgtctagtttgcttaatataaggaattttaaatgattcatacttttacttttgacacttaagtatattttagcaattacatttacatttgatacctaagtatatttaaaaccaaatactttggacttttactctagtagtattttactgggtgactttcacttttacttgagtcattttctgttaaagtatctttactttcactcaagtatgataaatgggtactttttccaccactggtaagTGCTTTGAAACCTGAAAAAAATAAAACTAATACGCACAAGAATGAGAGAATCCATCATAACAATAGGACATTGCACATTTTCATTACAGTAAATTGGGAGCTAAATCTAAGTACTATTCCTGGGGTTGGCATATTCACGTCACATTGGCGTTTTTATCATCACGGCAGTAACTCATCATGACTAAAAGACAGAATCATGACTAAatagtaaacacacacatgcacacacacagatgcacaaacATGGGCGCGCGTgcaacacacacacgttttgttGTCAGGATTTATATGATAGGCTTAAACTAGATGTTGTAATGCACAATAACAAAACATGTTTATTGCTGTTATTGCATTTAGCGCCATTGCCATAAAAATAGTAGTAAAATGGTTCAGCGGTGGGCTTCTAATGTGGAAAACATGAGTCATCTGTTAAAAAACTGACAGAACATCAGGATCTAAAtatatatctctgtgtgtgtgtgtgtgtgtgtgtgtgtgtgtgtgtgtacatatactTATAGAGTAAGCaaaatgtgaaaatgtatttcagaaaacAAGAGTGCAGCTGCTCTGAGAAAAAAAGAAGAGCAAAACACAGACAATGAGATAAAGAAAACATCCTGGGTGTTTTCATAGGTTTGTTACTATCCAAACAACGTTCTCTTAAAATGAAGGCTGTGTGATCTAACAGGGGAATGATTTGATCTCGGGATGTCGTTATCCTAATCACATCATCTCGGGTACCCACGGGCCACGGATAGTTCCTTAATAATTGTGATTCATGTGATTCCAATGTTGCAACAAAAAAGGCAACTGACTTGCGCGCATCAGCAGCCGAGAAGAGGGGGAGCCTTTTTAGTGGGTGTGAGCTTTTAATGACTCTAACACTCGCCCAACAAAAATGAGGAGTCTGTACAGCGCTGGAAGAAACAAAACATATTGTAGCTGACAGCCTAGTAACACAGCAGGCCCGTTTCGCAACTGAGGGTGGGCGGTATCAACAACTGGAGGTAGGACACTGACTGTCTGTAGCATACCATACCATGACGTGCTAGCATTTCTGAATGACCAGGCTCCGGTCTAGAGAACAATATTACACTTACCAGGTCTATGAATGTTAAAAACTTCCAGCTCCCGCCATATGTTTGATGCGCGGGCATGTCAATTGCTTTATAATTGCAGAGGATGGAGAAATAGGACAGGAGGATGGCTACCCTTAGCACCTGAGATGGGATGAGCGCCATGTTTTTTCTCCGTTTTTTTTGTCTCGTCTCCTGCTATATCCTCCTGTCAGATTGATGCTGCGGGTCTCGCACAGTGCAGGGGGGTCGTTGCCTCGGAGAAGGGATTCAGACAGAGGAGGTTGCGTACGAGATGTGAACGTGAGgaaagggatgaggaggaggggtgtTGCCATAGAAACAGA
It encodes the following:
- the aig1 gene encoding androgen-induced gene 1 protein isoform X3, which encodes MALIPSQVLRVAILLSYFSILCNYKAIDMPAHQTYGGSWKFLTFIDLVIQAVFFGVCVLTDLSSLLTKGSENQEQDRQLRKLIGLRDWMMAVLAFPVGVEEVMF